One Malania oleifera isolate guangnan ecotype guangnan chromosome 9, ASM2987363v1, whole genome shotgun sequence DNA segment encodes these proteins:
- the LOC131164073 gene encoding guard cell S-type anion channel SLAC1, with amino-acid sequence MQHLNKFCFDSRDTLQNSHFLNRKYWLPFHLPKEASLLLPSRDFPTHSPTSPPVYKNQMKFVYKPQALTSIRIESGTMDNKEISSSQLGAHLVDVPEVLHEEEEEEEEEGMSRMGHKAGKHFHRHHKLRDAKRPHKSFSRQVSLETGFSVLNGESRAKDERRVLRRSGRSLGGFSSASRVGVEDRKGDFNMFRTKSAIGKQNSMFPLRKESEMDFQRAEGTGRVEESDHRSVPAGRYFAALRGPELDQVKDTEDILLPKDEKWPFLLRFPIGCFGICLGLSSQAILWRTLATSPATKFLHITPFINLALWLLALAVLVAISVTYALKCLFYFEAVKREYLHPVRVNFFFAPWVVCMFLAIGAPPVLAPKTLHPAIWCIFMAPIFFLELKIYGQWLSGGKRRLSKVANPSSHLSVVGNFVGAILAAKVGWPEAAKFFWAVGFAHYLVLFVTLYQRLPTSEALPKELHPVYSMFIAAPSAASIAWETIYGEFDGLSRTCYFIALFLYTSLVVRINFFRGFRFSVAWWSYTFPMTTASLATIKYAEQVPSDLSKGLALLLSFMSSTMVSVLLVSTLLHAFVWRTLFPNDLAIAITTRRHGKEKKSYKRTNYDIRRWAKQPPLSFVSAIATPSSAKRNDKE; translated from the exons ATGCAACACCTAAACAAGTTCTGTTTTGACTCACGAGATACACTTCAGAACTCCCACTTTTTGAATAGAAAGTATTGGCTTCCATTTCATCTACCAAAAGAAGCTTCTCTTCTTCTCCCCTCTCGTGATTTTCCTACACATTCACCCACATCCCCACCTGTGTATAAAAATCAAATGAAGTTCGTATATAAACCCCAAGCATTAACCAGCATAAGGATTGAATCCGGCACCATGGACAATAAAGAAATCTCGAGTTCGCAGCTTGGGGCTCATCTTGTGGATGTCCCTGAGGTCCtccatgaagaagaagaagaagaagaagaagaaggaatgaGCAGAATGGGGCATAAAGCAGGGAAGCATTTCCACAGACACCATAAGCTTCGAGATGCAAAGAGACCTCATAAGAGTTTCAGTCGCCAAGTCTCTCTAGAGACCGGCTTCTCAGTACTCAACGGGGAGTCTAGAGCTAAAGATGAAAGGAGGGTTCTTCGGAGAAGCGGACGGAGTTTGGGAGGCTTCAGTTCAGCTAGTAGAGTTGGCGTCGAAGACCGAAAGGGTGACTTCAATATGTTTAGAACGAAATCGGCAATTGGGAAGCAGAACTCCATGTTTCCTTTGAGGAAGGAGAGTGAGATGGACTTTCAGAGAGCTGAGGGCACTGGAAGGGTTGAGGAGTCGGATCATAGAAGTGTTCCTGCTGGAAGGTACTTTGCTGCTCTGAGAGGACCTGAACTGGATCAAGTCAAG GACACTGAGGACATACTCCTCCCCAAAGATGAAAAATGGCCCTTCCTGCTTCGATTCCCAATCGGTTGTTTTGGTATCTGTCTCGGCCTAAGCAGCCAAGCCATCTTATGGCGCACCCTCGCTACAAGCCCAGCCACCAAATTCCTCCACATTACCCCCTTCATAAACCTTGCCCTCTGGCTATTAGCCTTAGCAGTCCTCGTCGCTATCTCTGTGACCTATGCACTCAAATGCCTATTCTACTTTGAAGCTGTCAAAAGAGAATACTTGCACCCTGTCAGAGTTAATTTCTTCTTCGCTCCATGGGTTGTTTGCATGTTCCTAGCCATTGGTGCACCACCTGTTCTAGCACCCAAAACCCTTCACCCTGCCATTTGGTGCATTTTCATGGCACCCATATTCTTTCTTGAGCTCAAGATTTATGGACAATGGCTGTCTGGGGGGAAGAGGCGTCTCAGTAAGGTAGCAAACCCTTCTTCCCATCTCTCAGTTGTTGGGAATTTTGTGGGGGCGATTTTGGCAGCCAAGGTGGGGTGGCCGGAAGCTGCTAAATTCTTTTGGGCGGTTGGGTTTGCACACTACCTTGTTCTGTTTGTGACCTTGTATCAGAGATTGCCCACAAGTGAAGCATTGCCTAAAGAGCTACACCCTGTGTACTCCATGTTCATTGCAGCTCCCTCAGCTGCAAGCATAGCATGGGAAACCATTTATGGCGAATTTGATGGGTTGTCAAGGACTTGCTACTTCATTGCTTTGTTTCTCTACACTTCGCTAGTCGTCCGCATCAACTTTTTCAGGGGCTTTAG GTTTTCAGTCGCATGGTGGTCTTACACCTTCCCAATGACAACAGCATCACTGGCCACCATCAAGTATGCAGAGCAGGTCCCTTCTGATCTGAGCAAAGGCCTTGCCCTACTCCTTTCATTCATGTCATCAACAATGGTTTCTGTTCTGTTAGTCTCAACCCTTCTCCATGCTTTTGTCTGGCGGACTCTGTTCCCAAATGATCTCGCCATCGCCATCACAACAAGAAGACATGGCAAGGAGAAGAAGTCCTACAAAAGAACTAACTACGACATCAGGCGTTGGGCAAAGCAGCCCCCTCTCTCTTTTGTTTCAG